In Sebaldella termitidis ATCC 33386, one DNA window encodes the following:
- a CDS encoding SMI1/KNR4 family protein, producing MTNIEKIYSLLEKAYFMEGISSDNKENESNLQDFETKFQVNIPLDYRWLLNNFGSCNFSDPYIYGITDLNRCYSHFMKKWNEYINLGYNMSECLSPFPIGGFGDGDNAVIDMNNGKILKFYHDYPPEDIPFEKIADNFTELMRIQIESVFWVHKQINSTAKK from the coding sequence ATGACTAATATAGAAAAAATATACAGCTTACTTGAAAAAGCATACTTTATGGAAGGAATATCCTCTGATAATAAAGAAAATGAATCAAATTTACAAGATTTTGAGACTAAGTTTCAGGTAAATATTCCCCTTGATTACAGATGGCTGTTAAATAATTTTGGCAGCTGTAATTTCAGTGATCCTTATATTTATGGCATCACTGACCTTAATCGCTGCTATTCACACTTTATGAAGAAATGGAATGAATATATAAATTTAGGCTATAATATGTCTGAATGTCTGTCTCCATTCCCCATCGGAGGTTTTGGCGACGGGGATAATGCTGTTATCGATATGAATAACGGAAAAATTCTAAAATTTTATCATGACTATCCGCCTGAAGATATCCCCTTCGAAAAAATAGCGGATAATTTCACTGAACTAATGCGGATACAGATAGAATCAGTTTTTTGGGTTCATAAACAGATAAATAGTACTGCAAAAAAATGA
- a CDS encoding anaerobic sulfatase maturase yields MIRNLQLMIKPASSRCNISCGYCFYNETACNREVSDYGLMKEETIREIIRKASEFCGNGTCAIGFQGGEPMLAGIDFYKSILKYIKNEKINTNFIFTIQTNGTLINEEWAEFFRRNNFLTGISLDGTERIHNNNRKKHNGEGTFQEVMKSVGLLEKYGAEFNILTVVTKELADSIEEVYKFYKENSFNYLQFIPYIETEQDMRAGKYMLTSEVYTDFLNRLFDLWYEDLINDRGVSIRYFDNIIGLFLGYPYEACDMRGVCSCQNIIESDGSIYPCDFYVYDRYKLGNITENTFEEILQSKKTEEFIMESLKSNTECRDCEYRVLCSNGCKKHRDSNNKNRFCSTYKEFFSKHADKFSEIRNLLLKENF; encoded by the coding sequence ATGATAAGAAATTTACAGTTAATGATAAAACCGGCTTCGAGCCGGTGCAATATAAGCTGTGGATATTGTTTTTACAATGAAACGGCTTGTAACAGAGAAGTAAGTGATTACGGCTTAATGAAAGAAGAAACCATCAGGGAAATAATCAGAAAAGCATCGGAATTCTGCGGAAACGGAACATGTGCCATTGGCTTTCAGGGAGGGGAACCAATGCTCGCAGGGATAGATTTTTATAAAAGCATATTGAAATATATAAAAAATGAAAAAATAAATACAAATTTTATTTTTACTATTCAGACAAACGGAACTTTAATAAATGAGGAGTGGGCGGAATTTTTCAGAAGAAACAATTTTCTCACAGGAATATCACTGGACGGAACAGAAAGAATTCATAACAATAACAGGAAAAAACATAACGGAGAGGGAACATTTCAGGAGGTAATGAAATCAGTCGGATTGCTGGAAAAATACGGGGCAGAATTTAATATATTGACTGTGGTAACAAAAGAACTGGCTGATAGTATAGAGGAAGTATATAAATTTTATAAAGAAAATAGTTTTAATTATTTGCAGTTTATTCCGTATATAGAAACAGAACAGGATATGAGAGCCGGAAAATATATGCTGACATCAGAAGTTTATACAGACTTTCTAAACAGACTCTTTGATTTGTGGTATGAAGATCTGATAAATGACAGGGGTGTCAGCATCAGATATTTTGACAATATAATAGGACTGTTCCTTGGGTATCCGTATGAAGCCTGTGACATGAGAGGTGTATGCAGCTGTCAGAATATAATAGAAAGTGACGGAAGCATATATCCCTGTGATTTTTATGTATATGACAGATATAAGCTCGGAAATATAACTGAAAATACTTTTGAGGAAATATTGCAGAGCAAAAAAACAGAGGAATTTATAATGGAATCACTAAAAAGTAATACAGAATGCAGAGATTGTGAATACAGAGTCTTATGCAGCAACGGATGTAAGAAACATCGTGACAGCAACAATAAAAACAGATTTTGCAGTACATATAAGGAATTTTTCAGCAAACATGCAGATAAATTTAGTGAAATCAGAAATTTATTATTAAAAGAAAATTTTTAA
- a CDS encoding PTS system mannose/fructose/N-acetylgalactosamine-transporter subunit IIB produces the protein MENIELVRIDDRMLHGQVVSTWLKDYSIEQVLIINDKAANDPIQKSVAGLAAPKEVKVHLFGVEQFIDILKKTPIKRKTMLIFTTSTDVLKLVENGLDIKEVNVGGMRYNENRKRLSKAVSVTPEEEEAFKKLIEKDIKVFIQMIPKSDESLMKNLLK, from the coding sequence ATGGAAAATATAGAATTAGTAAGAATTGATGACAGAATGCTCCATGGACAGGTAGTATCCACATGGCTGAAAGATTACAGCATAGAACAGGTTCTGATAATTAACGACAAGGCTGCAAATGATCCTATTCAGAAATCTGTAGCCGGACTTGCGGCTCCAAAGGAAGTAAAAGTACATTTATTCGGGGTAGAGCAGTTCATAGATATTTTGAAAAAAACACCTATTAAAAGAAAAACAATGCTTATATTTACTACATCTACAGATGTTTTGAAGCTGGTGGAGAACGGACTGGATATAAAAGAAGTAAATGTAGGAGGAATGAGATATAACGAAAACAGAAAAAGGCTTTCCAAAGCTGTATCTGTAACACCGGAAGAGGAAGAAGCATTCAAAAAGCTTATAGAAAAAGATATAAAAGTATTTATACAGATGATACCAAAATCAGACGAAAGTTTGATGAAAAATTTATTGAAATAA
- a CDS encoding arylsulfatase codes for MKPNIILIMVDQMRGDCLGINGHPVVETPNLDMMAGEGYNFKNAYSAVPSCIAARAALMTGMNQRNHGRVGYKNNVTWNYKNMLAETFAKNDYYTQCVGKMHVHPERSLCGFHNILLHNGYSNNSRNSRKTYESVFYNVDDYLYWLKEKKGISAELTDSGLDCNSWVARSWPHEEQYHPTNWVVNEGINFLRRRDKRKNFFLKLSFIRPHSPLDPPEYYYNMYINREIDNPIPAEEENIKEAYNINAAEGQISKEAMKRAKVAYYGSITHIDHQIGRFLMVLKENDLLKESIVLFVSDHGDLMGDHGLFRKSMPYQGSIHVPFIVYDPGNFLNGGVMREPDELVELRDIMPSLLDFCNIEIPDTVDGKSIKEIIENKPVKWREYLHGEHFNHEKSNQYIVDKKMKYMWFSQTGAEKLFDLENDPKELNDLSEKAEYTDVIEKYRKILVKELEGREEGYSDGINLIAGKEARECLSHILNE; via the coding sequence ATGAAACCAAACATAATATTAATAATGGTAGATCAGATGAGGGGAGACTGTTTGGGGATAAACGGACATCCGGTGGTAGAGACGCCAAATCTGGATATGATGGCAGGCGAAGGATATAATTTTAAGAATGCCTATTCGGCAGTACCAAGCTGTATTGCAGCAAGAGCAGCACTTATGACAGGAATGAATCAGAGGAATCATGGAAGAGTGGGCTATAAAAACAATGTAACGTGGAATTATAAAAATATGCTTGCAGAAACTTTTGCTAAAAATGATTACTATACACAATGTGTGGGAAAAATGCATGTACATCCTGAAAGAAGCCTGTGCGGTTTTCACAATATTCTTCTGCATAACGGATACTCAAATAACAGCAGAAACAGCAGAAAAACATATGAATCAGTATTTTATAATGTAGATGATTATTTATACTGGCTTAAAGAGAAGAAGGGAATTTCGGCAGAGCTTACAGACAGCGGACTTGACTGTAATTCATGGGTAGCAAGATCCTGGCCTCATGAAGAACAGTATCATCCTACTAACTGGGTAGTCAATGAAGGAATAAATTTTCTGAGAAGAAGGGATAAAAGAAAAAATTTCTTTTTGAAGCTGTCCTTTATCAGACCGCATTCACCGCTTGATCCGCCTGAATATTACTATAATATGTATATTAACAGAGAGATTGATAATCCGATACCTGCAGAAGAAGAGAATATAAAGGAAGCTTATAATATCAATGCAGCAGAGGGACAAATATCAAAAGAAGCAATGAAAAGAGCAAAGGTAGCGTATTATGGAAGCATAACACATATTGACCATCAGATAGGACGATTTTTGATGGTGTTGAAAGAAAATGACCTGCTAAAAGAAAGTATAGTGCTCTTTGTTTCAGATCACGGAGATTTGATGGGAGATCACGGTTTATTCAGAAAATCCATGCCGTATCAGGGGAGCATACATGTTCCGTTTATAGTTTATGATCCGGGGAATTTTCTTAACGGCGGAGTGATGAGAGAACCGGATGAGCTCGTAGAGCTGAGAGATATCATGCCGTCACTGCTGGATTTCTGTAATATTGAAATTCCTGATACTGTAGACGGAAAAAGCATAAAAGAAATAATAGAAAATAAGCCGGTAAAATGGCGTGAATATCTGCACGGCGAGCATTTTAACCATGAAAAATCAAATCAGTATATAGTTGATAAAAAAATGAAATATATGTGGTTTTCTCAGACAGGAGCGGAAAAGCTTTTTGATCTTGAAAATGATCCGAAGGAGCTGAATGATCTCTCAGAAAAAGCGGAATATACAGATGTAATAGAAAAATACAGAAAAATTCTGGTTAAGGAATTGGAAGGCAGGGAAGAAGGATATTCGGACGGTATAAATCTTATTGCAGGAAAAGAAGCCAGAGAGTGCCTGAGCCATATTCTGAATGAGTGA
- a CDS encoding PTS sugar transporter subunit IIA: MKEIPVILISHGHYAKYALESAEMIIGKQENCEVISVTEDKDLDSVTKELEEVYKKLKNEKGAVILTDIRGGTPSNAAANLLVREDDILALSGYNMPLLLELFTNRDLEMEDLKEGLYEAFRESLVDLRAETAGLCEEEIEL; encoded by the coding sequence ATGAAAGAGATACCTGTGATTTTGATCAGTCACGGTCACTATGCCAAATATGCGCTGGAAAGTGCAGAGATGATAATAGGGAAACAGGAAAACTGCGAGGTAATTTCAGTAACTGAAGATAAAGACCTCGATAGTGTGACAAAAGAGCTGGAAGAAGTGTATAAAAAACTCAAAAATGAAAAAGGAGCAGTAATACTGACAGATATAAGAGGAGGTACACCCAGCAATGCCGCTGCAAATCTTCTGGTAAGAGAAGATGATATTCTTGCGTTAAGCGGATATAATATGCCTTTGCTTTTGGAACTGTTTACTAACAGAGATCTGGAAATGGAAGATTTAAAAGAAGGATTATATGAGGCTTTTAGAGAATCATTAGTAGATCTTAGAGCAGAAACAGCCGGATTATGCGAAGAAGAAATAGAACTATAA
- the lacB gene encoding galactose-6-phosphate isomerase subunit LacB, with protein MKISIGCDHIVTEIKNEMVKYLKGKGHEVFDEGTFDNERTHYPIYGRKVGLRVSSKEADFGIVICGTGVGISNAASKVPGIRLSLVRDVLTAKTAREKLDANVLGLGGRITGTGLMQNITDEFLAAQYEKTEENEKLIERINNLKKENEEIKKEEFFDEFIKKWDLGYYHD; from the coding sequence ATGAAAATATCAATAGGCTGTGATCATATTGTAACAGAGATAAAAAATGAAATGGTTAAATATCTGAAAGGAAAAGGGCATGAGGTATTTGACGAGGGAACCTTCGATAATGAAAGAACACATTATCCAATATACGGAAGAAAAGTGGGATTAAGAGTTTCGAGCAAAGAAGCTGATTTCGGGATAGTAATATGCGGTACAGGAGTAGGAATTTCAAATGCTGCAAGTAAGGTTCCGGGAATACGTCTGTCTTTGGTAAGAGATGTTCTTACAGCAAAAACGGCAAGAGAAAAATTAGATGCAAATGTACTGGGATTAGGGGGAAGAATAACAGGTACAGGACTTATGCAAAATATAACAGATGAATTTCTCGCGGCACAGTATGAAAAGACAGAAGAAAATGAAAAATTAATAGAAAGAATTAATAATTTGAAAAAAGAAAATGAGGAAATAAAAAAAGAAGAATTTTTTGATGAGTTTATAAAAAAATGGGATTTGGGTTATTATCATGATTAA
- a CDS encoding sulfite exporter TauE/SafE family protein has translation MLYFIISLFSTVTGAIVGIGGGLIIRPLLANIGVAKSLASFTSAVVVLSMAMVTLATFIMNGVKINIRKILLLGIGSVIGGFLGGTLLKHVNENFIDIAYIFMLLLVLFSVVFRKKIPEINIKNPLAEITIGVLTGGLSGLFGIGGGPFQVTALIVFFGMDPREAAVDSIFITFLTTLSSLTKYTINGYMDFSLALYMIPAAVIGGYTGGKINRKISSKKVSLIFVISILFIIMMQSIMIIFKYTN, from the coding sequence ATGCTGTATTTTATAATCAGTTTATTTTCAACAGTAACAGGGGCAATAGTAGGGATAGGCGGCGGGCTTATAATCAGACCGCTTTTGGCAAATATAGGCGTGGCAAAAAGTCTGGCTTCATTTACGTCAGCAGTTGTAGTGCTGTCAATGGCAATGGTAACACTGGCTACATTTATCATGAACGGCGTAAAAATAAATATCAGAAAAATTCTTCTTCTTGGAATAGGAAGTGTCATAGGAGGTTTTCTGGGCGGGACTTTGCTAAAGCATGTAAATGAAAATTTTATAGATATAGCATATATTTTTATGTTACTGCTGGTGCTCTTTTCTGTAGTTTTCAGAAAAAAAATTCCTGAGATAAATATAAAAAATCCTTTGGCAGAAATAACAATAGGGGTTTTAACTGGAGGTTTATCAGGGCTTTTTGGTATAGGGGGAGGCCCGTTTCAGGTAACTGCATTAATTGTGTTTTTTGGCATGGATCCCAGAGAAGCAGCAGTAGACAGTATATTTATTACATTTTTGACTACACTGAGTTCCCTTACAAAGTATACAATAAATGGCTATATGGATTTTTCACTGGCTTTATATATGATTCCTGCTGCTGTTATTGGAGGATATACTGGCGGAAAGATAAACAGAAAGATCAGCAGCAAAAAAGTGTCGCTGATATTTGTAATATCGATATTATTCATAATAATGATGCAAAGTATAATGATAATTTTTAAGTATACAAATTAA
- a CDS encoding sulfatase — MKVVMLMFDTLNRRSLSAYGNKWIKTPNFDRLAEKTVMFNNFFSGSLPCMPARRELHTGRYNFLHRSWGPMEPFDFSMPETLKNNGIYTHLVTDHSHYFEDGGATYHNRYNTWEGFRGQEGDRWKGKIGDIDIPEQIETGKKGISFKQNWINRNYQKNEEEFSGTKVINAGIEFITENINEDKWFLQIECFDPHEPFYSPEKYKELYKHEYNGKFFDWPSYKPVTESEEEIEHLNYEYAALLSMCDAQLGKVLDTMDKYNMWKDTMLIVNTDHGFLLGEHGWLGKNMEPVYNEVAHIPFFIWDPRFEIKNETRNSLAQTIDLPATILEYFNVELPETMQGKPLRKAIEKKEDIRKAGLFGIYGGHINVVNNEYIYMRAPICPENTPLYEYTLMPAKMRGFFSKKQLENTELVNGFKFTNGISVLKTFGELESSLYRFGNKLFHRKNDPLQEKNLDNIEAEEKLTEIMRELMLESEAPDEQYERIGIYKDRKITAEELTVQKEARIKREKSGINENIIISDKVLAQINIIKGIIRNKEDRKYFLKEINSMYEEKKVMELKEEDILKIADSVTGKLNLGDKKKVLMDSIKYADVKE, encoded by the coding sequence ATGAAAGTTGTAATGTTAATGTTTGATACATTAAACAGGAGAAGTCTGTCAGCTTACGGGAATAAATGGATAAAAACACCTAATTTTGACAGGCTGGCAGAAAAAACAGTAATGTTCAATAATTTTTTTTCGGGAAGTCTGCCGTGTATGCCTGCAAGGAGGGAACTGCATACAGGAAGATACAATTTTTTACACAGAAGCTGGGGACCTATGGAGCCGTTTGATTTTTCCATGCCGGAAACATTAAAAAATAACGGGATATATACACATCTGGTGACAGATCATTCACATTATTTTGAAGACGGAGGTGCTACCTATCATAACAGATATAATACCTGGGAAGGCTTTCGGGGGCAGGAGGGCGACCGCTGGAAAGGAAAGATAGGGGATATTGATATTCCGGAACAGATAGAAACCGGAAAAAAAGGAATATCTTTTAAGCAAAACTGGATAAACAGAAATTATCAGAAAAATGAAGAAGAATTTTCGGGAACAAAGGTAATAAATGCAGGAATAGAATTTATTACAGAGAACATAAATGAAGATAAGTGGTTTTTGCAGATAGAATGCTTTGATCCTCATGAGCCGTTTTATTCACCGGAAAAATATAAAGAGCTGTATAAGCATGAATATAACGGAAAATTTTTTGACTGGCCTTCATATAAACCGGTAACTGAAAGTGAAGAAGAAATAGAGCATCTTAATTATGAGTATGCTGCACTGCTCAGCATGTGTGATGCACAGCTTGGCAAGGTTCTGGATACTATGGATAAATACAATATGTGGAAAGATACAATGCTGATAGTAAATACAGATCACGGGTTCTTACTTGGAGAGCATGGCTGGCTGGGAAAAAATATGGAGCCGGTATATAACGAAGTAGCGCATATTCCGTTTTTTATCTGGGATCCGAGATTTGAAATAAAAAATGAAACAAGAAATTCACTGGCTCAGACAATAGATCTTCCGGCAACAATATTAGAATATTTTAATGTAGAACTTCCTGAAACAATGCAGGGAAAACCGCTGAGAAAGGCTATAGAAAAAAAGGAGGATATCAGAAAAGCAGGTTTGTTCGGCATATACGGTGGGCATATAAATGTAGTAAATAATGAGTATATTTATATGAGAGCTCCGATATGTCCTGAAAACACTCCTTTGTATGAATATACCCTAATGCCGGCAAAAATGAGAGGATTTTTCAGCAAGAAACAGCTGGAAAATACAGAATTAGTGAATGGATTTAAGTTTACAAACGGAATAAGCGTTCTAAAAACCTTCGGAGAACTGGAATCCTCGCTTTACAGATTTGGAAATAAATTATTTCACAGAAAAAATGATCCGCTTCAGGAAAAAAATCTGGATAACATAGAGGCAGAGGAAAAGCTGACAGAAATAATGCGGGAGCTGATGCTCGAATCAGAAGCTCCGGATGAGCAGTATGAGAGAATAGGAATCTATAAAGACAGAAAAATTACCGCAGAAGAATTAACGGTTCAGAAAGAAGCACGAATAAAACGTGAAAAATCAGGTATAAATGAAAATATAATTATTTCTGATAAAGTTCTTGCCCAGATAAACATAATCAAAGGAATTATAAGAAATAAAGAAGACAGGAAATATTTCCTGAAGGAAATAAACAGCATGTATGAAGAAAAAAAAGTGATGGAACTGAAAGAGGAGGATATATTAAAGATTGCAGACAGTGTAACCGGGAAGCTGAATCTCGGGGATAAAAAGAAAGTTTTAATGGATAGTATAAAATATGCCGATGTAAAAGAATAA
- a CDS encoding MurR/RpiR family transcriptional regulator encodes MDLESNDSRMSLINILEANLEKGDSKAVIARVLLRNFYNIPNMTQEHIAKLSFVAPSTIGRFCKKIGYKNFIEFRKYVNEYIEKLKMDSMLSDAFYEVADKDVFSFSDEIFSSTMKSLYNAQKSIDIETIDKVTDLIISTEKIAVFGLPISQIMGKDFQYHMLRHGKYMEAFTEFKKQVELAESLDENSLAIFISKTGGERKFICDILNIVKKCKARTVLITYKQDSYMAQNSDFLINIFYEENGLIPRGLISGILYTGVFNLIIMNYLKKIKSKGGK; translated from the coding sequence ATGGACTTAGAAAGCAATGATTCCCGAATGAGCCTTATAAATATACTTGAAGCGAATCTGGAAAAGGGAGACAGCAAAGCAGTAATAGCAAGAGTACTTTTAAGAAATTTTTATAATATTCCAAATATGACACAGGAGCATATAGCAAAATTAAGTTTTGTTGCTCCGTCAACAATAGGAAGGTTTTGCAAGAAAATCGGATATAAGAATTTTATCGAATTCAGAAAATATGTTAATGAATACATAGAAAAATTAAAGATGGACAGTATGCTCAGTGATGCATTTTACGAAGTTGCAGACAAAGATGTTTTTAGTTTTTCAGATGAAATTTTCAGTTCGACAATGAAAAGTCTGTATAATGCGCAAAAATCAATAGATATCGAAACTATAGACAAAGTAACCGATTTGATAATAAGTACAGAGAAAATAGCGGTCTTCGGACTTCCTATATCACAGATAATGGGTAAAGACTTTCAGTATCATATGTTAAGACACGGGAAATATATGGAAGCATTTACTGAATTTAAAAAACAGGTAGAGCTTGCAGAATCACTTGATGAAAATTCACTTGCGATTTTTATATCTAAAACCGGCGGAGAAAGAAAATTCATATGTGATATTTTGAATATAGTAAAAAAGTGTAAAGCCAGAACTGTGCTGATAACATATAAACAGGACAGCTATATGGCTCAAAACAGCGATTTTCTTATAAATATTTTTTATGAGGAAAACGGACTAATACCAAGAGGGCTGATATCAGGAATACTTTATACAGGTGTATTTAATCTGATAATTATGAATTATTTGAAAAAAATCAAGAGCAAAGGCGGGAAGTAA
- a CDS encoding RpiB/LacA/LacB family sugar-phosphate isomerase, translated as MKIGIGSSAGGTHLKEKVMKYLQESGYEVEDYKEEGNDVFNISCSIAEAVIEGSIEKGIIIDDYGIVPFMVCTKYKKIVCAQTADEHSAKMTRDHNNTSIISIGYEITGENLAKSICGIFANSDYSGGRHQVRVDMLDKM; from the coding sequence ATGAAAATAGGTATCGGGAGTTCTGCCGGGGGGACTCATCTTAAGGAAAAAGTCATGAAGTATCTGCAGGAAAGCGGGTATGAAGTCGAAGATTATAAAGAGGAGGGAAATGATGTATTTAATATTTCATGCAGTATAGCCGAAGCAGTAATAGAGGGCAGCATAGAAAAGGGAATAATAATAGATGATTACGGAATTGTACCATTTATGGTATGTACAAAGTATAAAAAAATAGTTTGTGCACAGACAGCAGATGAACATTCGGCTAAAATGACAAGAGATCATAATAATACAAGCATAATTTCAATAGGATATGAAATTACCGGAGAAAATCTGGCAAAAAGCATATGCGGGATATTTGCCAATTCTGATTATTCCGGAGGAAGACATCAGGTAAGAGTAGATATGCTGGATAAAATGTAA
- a CDS encoding PTS system mannose/fructose/sorbose family transporter subunit IID — translation MENKITKSDLNKVFWRTQLIQMSHNYERMQSLGSLYCLSPILKRIYKDAPKEQRVESMRRHLEYFNTHPMLAFSIFGIVAAMEENTTEEEKEGVIAVKTGLMGPLAGLGDSLLNFTWMPICGSIGAALAVQGNILGPILMFLMINGLYTPLKYYGLFYGYKKGESVINEKDEGTRVLDRLSGMANVLGVIVIGGLIAGNVKVKIGTEFQIGDQVLVLQEMLDKVMPNLLPVLVTVACYYLLKKSNGKYAVRIIFGVLIVSVILSMFGILV, via the coding sequence ATGGAAAATAAAATAACAAAAAGTGATTTGAATAAAGTTTTCTGGCGTACACAACTTATCCAGATGTCTCATAACTATGAGAGAATGCAGAGTCTGGGTTCTCTATACTGCCTGAGTCCTATATTAAAAAGAATATATAAAGATGCACCCAAGGAGCAGAGAGTAGAATCTATGAGAAGACATCTGGAATATTTCAACACACATCCGATGCTGGCTTTTTCTATATTTGGGATAGTAGCCGCAATGGAGGAAAATACCACAGAAGAAGAAAAAGAAGGGGTAATAGCTGTAAAAACCGGACTTATGGGACCGCTGGCAGGTCTCGGAGACAGTCTTCTGAACTTCACATGGATGCCGATATGCGGAAGTATAGGTGCGGCTCTTGCTGTACAGGGTAATATTCTGGGACCTATACTCATGTTTCTTATGATAAACGGATTGTACACGCCTTTAAAATATTACGGGTTATTTTACGGATATAAAAAAGGGGAAAGTGTTATAAATGAAAAGGATGAAGGAACACGGGTTCTGGACAGACTTTCAGGAATGGCAAATGTACTGGGAGTAATAGTAATAGGAGGACTTATTGCCGGGAATGTAAAGGTAAAGATCGGAACAGAATTTCAAATAGGGGATCAGGTTCTGGTTCTTCAGGAGATGCTGGATAAGGTAATGCCAAATTTACTGCCTGTGCTTGTAACAGTAGCATGTTATTATCTGCTGAAGAAATCAAACGGAAAATATGCAGTGCGGATTATTTTCGGAGTGCTGATAGTCTCGGTAATACTGTCAATGTTCGGAATTTTGGTATAA
- a CDS encoding PTS mannose/fructose/sorbose/N-acetylgalactosamine transporter subunit IIC, whose protein sequence is MLIKAILVAIWAGFCVWDQYGPHLGFRKPLLAGVVTGLILGDLKQGLIIGGTLELMWLGMNNVGAYIPPDVISGSVVGVAIGILTGQGVAAGVAVAIPVAMLIQQVSMFLQTFNITLVHRADKIILSGDYRKIDKLQYIGMGLWFLSRFIPVFLAVYLGTASIEFITNKIPESIFTGLSVASKIIPAVGMAMLLTMMMKKYMWMFLLLGFVIASYFQIPLLGLALLGLVFAGIYDLIITSREKSIKTETSSTITEYDSEEELDL, encoded by the coding sequence ATGTTAATAAAAGCAATATTAGTAGCAATTTGGGCTGGTTTTTGTGTGTGGGATCAGTACGGACCTCACTTGGGATTCAGAAAACCCCTGCTTGCAGGAGTAGTAACCGGATTAATACTGGGAGACTTAAAACAAGGATTGATAATAGGAGGAACACTTGAATTAATGTGGCTTGGTATGAATAATGTCGGTGCTTATATTCCTCCTGATGTAATAAGCGGAAGTGTGGTAGGAGTGGCAATAGGAATTCTTACCGGGCAGGGAGTAGCTGCAGGAGTAGCTGTGGCAATTCCGGTAGCAATGCTTATACAGCAGGTGTCTATGTTTTTACAGACCTTTAATATTACTCTTGTGCACAGAGCGGATAAAATAATATTAAGCGGTGATTACAGAAAGATAGACAAGCTGCAGTATATAGGTATGGGATTATGGTTTCTTTCAAGATTTATACCTGTGTTTCTGGCAGTTTATCTTGGTACTGCAAGTATAGAATTCATAACAAATAAAATACCTGAGAGCATATTCACAGGACTGTCGGTAGCATCAAAAATAATACCTGCAGTAGGGATGGCAATGCTTTTGACAATGATGATGAAAAAATATATGTGGATGTTCCTTTTATTAGGATTTGTAATAGCATCATATTTTCAGATACCTCTGCTTGGTCTTGCTTTGCTGGGACTGGTATTCGCAGGAATATATGATCTGATTATCACAAGCAGGGAAAAAAGCATAAAAACAGAAACAAGCAGCACTATAACAGAATATGATTCAGAAGAGGAGTTGGATTTATAA